The Microterricola viridarii nucleotide sequence TCTCCACCCTCTCCTCCGAGAACACCCAGAAGGGCATCACGCAGTTCGCCGAGCTCTTCGCTGGCGCATCCCTCGCACCCGCGACCGAGTTCGACAGCACCCCGTGGGTCAACATCAACAACAACGAGGCGACCGGCGCTCCCGAGGCCGCGACCATCATCGCTCCGGGCTGGGCTCACTGGTCCATCGGTGACCTCGCCGCCGACCCGAAGGACGCAACCAAGATGGTCGCGACCTGGAACGACGACGTGTTCGGCACCTTCGTGCTCCCGGGTGTCGACGGCGGCGCAGCCCCCGTCTTCGCCGGTGGCTCGAACATCGCCATCTCGGCGGCCAGCAAGAACCAGGAAGGCTCCCGCGAGCTGCTGAAGATCGTCTTCTCCCCGGAGTACCAGACGCTCCTCGGCGAGAACGGCCTCGGCCCTGCCAACCTGGACTACGCCTCGGCCCTCGGCGACGACCAGTTCGCCGCAGCGCTCATCGAGTCCGCTGCCTCCTCCAAGCTGACCCCCGCCGCTCCCGGCTGGGCAGCTGTCGAGGGTGCCGCACTGCTCGAGGAGTTCTTCGGCAAGGTCTCCGCCGGTGGCGACATCAAGGCGCTCTCCGCTGAGTACGACGAGAAGATCACCGCGCTGCTCAACTAGCAGCGACTGCACCACCACGCACCACTTGCAACACCTGGGGCCGCGGGAGCAACCTCCCGCGGCCCCTTCCACTCACGCCATCGCATTTACCTCGCATTGAAAGGAGGATGAGACCATGAGCTCAACCGTCGCCACCGCTCCGGAGAAGGCCGCGCAGAAGGATCGCCAGGTCGCCAAACCCCGGCGCCGCCTGCCAACGCCCTACCTGCTCCTCATCCCATCCGTCGTCATCCTCCTCATCGGCATGGGCTACCCGCTCATCTGGCAGACCATCACGTCCTTCCAGAAGTTCGGCCTGTCCCAGCAGTTCGGCCAGCCGGCGCCGTTCGTCGGGTTCGAGAACTACCTCTCCCTGGCGACCAACCCCGACATGTGGGGCGTCGTCGTGCGCTCGCTCGTGTTCATGGCCGTCACCGCCTTCATCACCCTCGCGATCGGCCTGCTGCTGGCGGTGCTGATGACCGCCGTCGGCAAGGTCGTGCGCCTCACGCTGCAGATCTCGCTGCTGCTGGCCTGGGCCATGCCCGTCGTCGCCGCGATGACCGTGTGGATCTGGCTGTTCGACCGCCGCCGCGGCGTCGTCAACTACCTGCTCGACATGATTCCCGGCGTGGAGATGAACCGCTTCGCCTGGCTCGAGAACCCCTTCACCTTCTTCATGGTCGCCTGCATCATCGTCGTCTGGATGTCTGTGCCCTTCGTCGCCTTCTCGGTGTACGCCGGCCTCACCCAGGTCTCCGACGAGGTGCTCGAGGCGGCCCAGCTCGACGGCGCCAGCGCCTGGCAGCGCCTGAGCTTCATCATCATGCCGATGATCCGCCCCGTGATCGCCATCGTGCTGCTGCTGCAGCTCATCTGGGACCTGCGGGTGTTCACCCAGATCACGATGCTGCAGGATGCCGGCTCGCGCGCCGCCGAGTTCGACCTGCTCGGCACCTACATCTACAAGCTCGGCGCCGGCTCGCAGGACTTCGGCATGGCCTCCGCCGTCTCCATCTTCGTGCTCCTGCTCACCGTCGCGATCAGCTGGTACTACGTGCGTAGCCTTCTCAAGGAGGACGAACAGTCATGACCACCGCAACCACTCCCAACCAGACGCAGCTCCTGACCACCGGTCAGACTGGTCGTGCCGCCAAGGCGCGCACCCGCCGCCCGCTCCGCGTCAGCCGTGTGATCTACTCGGTCCTGGCCATCGTGATCGCCCTCGGCTGGGTCTTCCCGGTCTACTGGATGATCAACTCCTCGCTGCTGCCCAACCGCACGCTGCAGTCCTTCATCCCGACGTTCTTCCCGGTCAACGGCTCGCTGAACAACTACGCCAACACGCTCGCTGACGGCACGTTCTTCTCCGCCCTCGGCATCAGCCTCTCGGTCACCCTCATCGCGGTGTTCTTCTGCCTGCTCTTCGCCTTCCTCGCCGCCGTGGCCATCAGCCGCTTCCGGTTCAAGGGGCGCAAGAGGTTCGTCCTCGCCGTGCTCATCGTGCAGATGCTGCCGGCCGAGGGCCTGTTCATCGCGCAGTACAAGATGGTGGCCAGCGTCGGGCTGCTGAACTCGGTCATCGGGCTCAGCGTCATCTACACGGCCGCTGTTGTGCCGTTCACGATCTGGATGCTGCGCGGCTTCGTCGCCGGCATCCCGGCCGACCTCGAAGAGGCCGCCATGGTCGACGGCCTGAGCCGCACCCAGGCCTTCCTGCGCATCACCTTCCCGCTGCTGGCCCCCGGGCTCGTGGCATCCGGTGTCTTCGCCTTCCTGCAGGCGTGGAACGAGTTCACCGTCGCGCTGGTGCTGCTGCCGGCCGAGGCGATGCAGACGCTGCCGCTCTGGCTGCGCGGCTTCATCCAGGCCAGCGCCACCCGGGAGACCGACTGGGGCCAGGTCATGGCCGCATCGACTCTCGTGGCCGTGCCCGTCATCATCTTCTTCCTCATCGTCCAGGGCCGCATGACCAGCGGACTCGTCAGCGGAGCGGTCAAGGGATGACGTCGATCGACCGCGGTCTGAGCCGGCAGGACACCCTGCGGAGCCAGATCGCCAGAACTTTGCTGCCCGGATTCGTCGGGACCACGCTGCCGGAGTGGCTCGCAGAGCGCCTCCGCGGCGGACTCGGCGGGGTGTGCCTCTTCGGAATCAACATCGAGTCGATGCCGCAGCTGCGTGCCCTGACCGCCGAGATCCGCGCCGCCAACCCGCTGGCCGTCATCGCCATCGACGAGGAGGGCGGCGATGTCACCCGGCTCTACTACGCGGTGGGCTCGCCCTACCCCGGAGCGGCCGTGCTCGGTCGCGGCGACGACCTCTCCCACACCGAGGACGTGGCCAGGCTGGTCGGCTGGGAGCTGCGCCGGGCCGGCTGCACGCTCAACTTCGCCCCCTCGATCGACATCAACTCGAATGCCGACAACCCCGTCATCGGCGTGCGGAGCTTCGGCGCCGACCCCGAGACGGTGGCCGCACACGGCGCCGCCTGGGTGCGCGGCCACCAGCAGACCGGTGTCGCCGTCAGCGCCAAGCACTTCCCGGGGCACGGCGACACAGCCGTCGACTCTCACCTCGCACTGCCCGTGA carries:
- a CDS encoding carbohydrate ABC transporter permease gives rise to the protein MSSTVATAPEKAAQKDRQVAKPRRRLPTPYLLLIPSVVILLIGMGYPLIWQTITSFQKFGLSQQFGQPAPFVGFENYLSLATNPDMWGVVVRSLVFMAVTAFITLAIGLLLAVLMTAVGKVVRLTLQISLLLAWAMPVVAAMTVWIWLFDRRRGVVNYLLDMIPGVEMNRFAWLENPFTFFMVACIIVVWMSVPFVAFSVYAGLTQVSDEVLEAAQLDGASAWQRLSFIIMPMIRPVIAIVLLLQLIWDLRVFTQITMLQDAGSRAAEFDLLGTYIYKLGAGSQDFGMASAVSIFVLLLTVAISWYYVRSLLKEDEQS
- a CDS encoding carbohydrate ABC transporter permease; this encodes MTTATTPNQTQLLTTGQTGRAAKARTRRPLRVSRVIYSVLAIVIALGWVFPVYWMINSSLLPNRTLQSFIPTFFPVNGSLNNYANTLADGTFFSALGISLSVTLIAVFFCLLFAFLAAVAISRFRFKGRKRFVLAVLIVQMLPAEGLFIAQYKMVASVGLLNSVIGLSVIYTAAVVPFTIWMLRGFVAGIPADLEEAAMVDGLSRTQAFLRITFPLLAPGLVASGVFAFLQAWNEFTVALVLLPAEAMQTLPLWLRGFIQASATRETDWGQVMAASTLVAVPVIIFFLIVQGRMTSGLVSGAVKG